A window from Cryptomeria japonica chromosome 1, Sugi_1.0, whole genome shotgun sequence encodes these proteins:
- the LOC131873643 gene encoding alpha pinene synthase, chloroplastic-like encodes MALIFTPSSALSFCFKSKLTHRIKPCPKSFPTLPTKCLSRPVLASTSVKNVTRRTGNHHANLWDDDFIQSLPKLPYDAPQYRERADRLVGEVKDMFNAAGAADSCADNILKRLQMVDKVERLGIGRHFEMEIAEALDYVYRFWNESSKDLNTAALGLRILRLHRYPVSSDVLEQFKAKDGQFLCCTTQIEGEIQCILNLFRASLIAFPNEKIMDEAQAFSTMYLKQILEKSHILGASLLKEITFNLEYRWRTNLPRLEARNYIDIYGENISWLMNMDNQTILYLAKLDFNILQSLYRPELQIISRWWRDSRLYKLDFCRHRHIEYLFQGCAITGEPKHLGFRIAFAKFSALATIVDDIYDTYGSIEELKHFTEAFKRWDSTPPDYLPEYMKITYSALYDGIIESAQEASKIQGYETLHNARKAWDDYLDAVMQEAQWIANGHIPNLKEYVENGRESSGSRTTTLQSLLTLDALPENEIQNIDHPSKFNYLFGLTLRLRGDTRTFKTEADRGEVASAIACYMKEHPESSEKDALKYLNFKLDEHLKELNLEYLKNDGVPNCIKDYAYDCSRCFEVFYKERDGFSISTKDMKNHVERILIEPIKM; translated from the exons ATGGCGCTTATTTTTACCCCTTCCTCTGCCTTGAGCTTCTGCTTCAAATCTAAGCTTACCCATCGCATTAAGCCTTGTCCCAAATCATTCCCAACATTACCTACAAAATGTCTGAGTCGGCCGGTCTTGGCCTCCACTAGTGTTAAAAATGTGACTCGGCGCACAGGCAATCATCATGCAAACTTGTGGGACGACGATTTTATACAATCTCTCCCAAAACTCCCTTATGAT GCTCCTCAGTATCGTGAGCGTGCTGATCGACTTGTTGGGGAGGTGAAAGACATGTTCAATGCAGCGGGCGCTGCAGATTCTTGTGCAGACAATATTTTGAAACGCCTTCAAATGGTGGATAAAGTTGAACGCCTCGGAAtcgggcgacactttgaaatggaGATAGCAGAAGCACTCGATTACGTTTATAG GTTTTGGAACGAGAGCAGTAAAGATCTGAATACGGCAGCTTTGGGACTTCGAATCCTTCGACTTCACAGATATCCCGTTTCTTCAG ATGTGCTAGAACAGTTCAAAGCGAAGGATGGACAATTCTTATGTTGCACTACACAAATAGAAGGGGAGATACAATGTATTCTGAATTTGTTTCGAGCTTCATTGATTGCCTTTCCAAATGAAAAAATAATGGATGAAGCTCAAGCCTTTAGTACTATGTATTTAAAACAAATCTTGGAAAAGTCTCATATTCTTGGTGCCAGTCTTCTAAAAGAG ATAACATTTAATTTAGAGTACAGATGGCGCACAAATTTGCCCAGATTGGAAGCAAGAAATTATATTGATATCTATGGAGAAAACATTTCATGGCTCAT GAACATGGATAATCAAACTATTTTATATCTAGCTAAATTGGATTTTAATATTCTACAATCATTGTATCGGCCTGAGCTTCAAATAATCTCTAG ATGGTGGAGGGATTCAAGGTTGTATAAATTGGACTTTTGTCGTCACAGACATATTGAATATCTCTTTCAAGGATGTGCAATTACTGGAgaacctaaacatttaggttttagaATTGCTTTTGCAAAATTTTCTGCTCTTGCAACAATAGTTGACGATATCTATGATACCTATGGCTCTATTGAAGAACTTAAACATTTCACAGAGGCTTTTAAGAG GTGGGATTCCACTCCTCCAGATTACCTTCCTGAATATATGAAAATCACATACTCTGCACTTTATGATGGAATTATTGAAAGTGCACAAGAGGCATCAAAGATTCAAGGCTATGAGACTCTCCACAATGCTCGAAAAGCT TGGGATGACTATTTAGATGCTGTGATGCAAGAAGCCCAGTGGATTGCCAATGGGCACATACCAAATTTGAAGGAATATGTAGAAAATGGAAGAGAGAGTTCAGGCTCTCGTACTACTACATTGCAGTCACTATTAACGTTAGATGCACTTCCAGAAAACGAAATTCAAAACATTGATCACCCATCAAAGTTCAATTATCTTTTTGGATTGACTCTTAGATTAAGAGGTGACACTAGGACCTTCAAG aCTGAAGCGGATCGTGGAGAAGTTGCTTCAGCCATAGCATGCTATATGaaagagcatccagaatctagtgAGAAAGATGCATTGAAGTATCTGAATTTTAAGCTAGATGAACATTTGAAAGAATTAAACTTGGAATATTTGAAGAATGATGGTGTTCCAAATTGCATCAAGGATTATGCTTATGACTGTTCAAGGTGTTTTGAAGTTTTCTACAAAGAAAGAGATGGATTTAGCATTTCTACCAAAGATATGAAGAATCATGTAGAACGAATCCTTATTGAACCGATTAAAATGTAA